The following coding sequences are from one Venturia canescens isolate UGA chromosome 5, ASM1945775v1, whole genome shotgun sequence window:
- the Prx6a gene encoding peroxiredoxin-6 — protein MVLLGEIFPNFKASTNVGVIDFHEWLGDSWAILFSHPNDFTPVCTTELARVVKLMPEFTRLGVKTIAISCNSLDSHIQWIEDIKSYAGLATDGFPYPIIEDESRTIATKLGMLDPDERDKDGIPLAARAVFVIDPKKKMRLMILYPATTGRNFEEIIRAIESLQLTDAYKVATPVDWKKGDDVMVLPTMSHDEAQKMFSSNIKTLNLPSGKQYMRFVAQPAEAWSKK, from the exons atggTTCTGCTCggcgaaatttttccaaattttaaagCCTCGACGAACGTTGGAGTGATTGATTTTCACGAATGGCTTGGCGATTC CTGGGCAATATTGTTTTCCCATCCGAACGATTTTACACCAGTTTGCACTACTGAATTAGCCAGAGTTGTCAAGTTAATGCCAGAATTCACGAGATTGGGTGTGAAAACTATTGCCATTTCCTGCAACTCTTTAGATTCCCACATCCAATGGATTGAG GACATAAAAAGTTATGCCGGCTTGGCTACGGATGGATTTCCATATCCAATAATTGAGGATGAGTCAAGAACTATAGCGACAAAGCTTGGGATGTTGGATCCTGATGAGCGGGACAAAGATGGAATTCCATTAGCTGCTAGAGCAGTATTTGTTATTGACCCAAAGAAAAAGATGAGGCTGATGATATTATACCCAGCAACAACAGGCAGAAACTTTGA agaGATTATAAGAGCTATTGAATCCCTTCAGCTGACTGATGCTTACAAAGTGGCGACTCCAGTGGACTGGAAG AAAGGTGATGACGTCATGGTCCTGCCCACAATGTCACACGACGAGGCCCAAAAAATGTTCAGCTCAAACATAAAGACTCTGAATTTGCCATCAGGAAAGCAGTACATGCGATTTGTCGCACAGCCAGCAGAGGCATggtccaaaaaataa